In Sphingobacteriaceae bacterium, one genomic interval encodes:
- a CDS encoding SprT-like domain-containing protein yields the protein MDARAVQFQRNSEILKKYLPEQAVPIIAEWIITYDFKLKIKRERNTKLGDYMSPLNGMNHVITINHNLNKYSFLITLVHEIAHLVTYNEFKNRVNPHGVEWRMNFKKLMVPFLTPDIFPIEVFSALRKYMANPAASSCSDIDLLRVLKLHDENTGMVFVERLPAGAVFLYRENKIFKKGEKIRKRYKCVEITTGFVYLFNPLTEVSLFEETNDLSKL from the coding sequence ATGGACGCCAGGGCGGTACAATTTCAACGCAATTCGGAAATACTTAAAAAGTATTTACCTGAACAGGCTGTGCCTATTATAGCCGAGTGGATTATCACCTATGATTTTAAACTGAAAATTAAGCGTGAACGAAATACTAAGTTGGGAGATTACATGAGTCCGCTTAACGGAATGAATCATGTGATTACCATAAATCATAATTTAAATAAATACTCTTTTTTAATTACGCTAGTGCATGAAATAGCACATTTGGTTACCTACAATGAATTTAAAAATCGGGTAAACCCGCATGGCGTGGAATGGAGAATGAATTTTAAAAAGTTAATGGTTCCATTTTTAACTCCTGATATATTTCCAATTGAAGTTTTTTCGGCTTTAAGAAAATACATGGCTAATCCTGCAGCTTCCAGTTGTTCGGATATTGATTTGTTAAGGGTATTGAAACTTCATGATGAAAATACCGGAATGGTTTTTGTAGAACGTTTGCCTGCAGGTGCAGTATTTCTCTATCGCGAAAATAAAATTTTTAAGAAAGGTGAAAAAATTAGGAAGCGGTACAAATGTGTTGAAATAACAACCGGATTTGTTTACCTGTTTAATCCTTTAACCGAAGTAAGTTTATTCGAAGAAACTAACGATTTATCAAAGTTGTAG
- a CDS encoding aminotransferase class I/II-fold pyridoxal phosphate-dependent enzyme encodes MKVSKLAQNIIGSEIIKIAGEVNEKIKAGEKIYNLTIGDFNPKEFPIPQLLKEFIIEEYNKGQTNYPAADGMLELRQAVSKLLKERGGLTYAPEEILIAGGARPIIYSIFRALVDAEDTVIFAVPSWNNNHYTYLNGAKPIVIEATPENNFMPQAKDIAPHIAEARLVALCSPQNPTGTVFTKEGLTEICDLVLTENKKRKEGSKPLYLMYDQIYWALTSKNAEHFDPVSLRPEMKEYTVFVDGISKSLAATGVRVGWSMGPKFIIDKMRAILTHVGAWAPKPEQLATARFLSDLKQYDEFLSVQKEKINARLIGFYNGFQQLKKEGFSVDAIAPQAAIYLTVRFSLKGKTTADGKSIASTKDITKYLLNEAKIAIVPFYAFGADENSEWYRLSIGTCNLKDVDDAIESLRNALKKLK; translated from the coding sequence ATGAAAGTATCTAAACTAGCACAAAACATCATTGGTTCCGAAATAATAAAAATTGCCGGTGAAGTAAATGAAAAAATTAAAGCAGGGGAGAAAATATACAATCTCACTATTGGCGATTTTAATCCTAAAGAATTTCCTATTCCACAACTTTTAAAGGAATTTATTATTGAAGAGTATAATAAAGGGCAAACCAATTATCCGGCTGCAGATGGAATGCTTGAGTTGAGACAAGCCGTTTCAAAATTATTAAAGGAGCGTGGTGGATTAACATATGCTCCGGAAGAAATATTAATTGCCGGTGGAGCTCGACCAATTATCTATAGCATTTTCAGAGCCCTAGTTGACGCAGAAGATACTGTAATTTTTGCTGTTCCTTCTTGGAATAATAATCACTACACTTATTTAAATGGTGCTAAACCCATAGTTATTGAAGCTACCCCGGAAAATAATTTTATGCCGCAGGCCAAAGATATTGCACCGCATATTGCTGAAGCGCGATTAGTTGCTTTATGCTCTCCTCAAAACCCAACCGGAACAGTTTTTACTAAAGAAGGTTTAACCGAAATTTGTGATTTGGTTTTAACCGAAAATAAAAAGAGAAAAGAAGGCTCGAAACCTTTATACTTAATGTATGATCAAATTTATTGGGCCTTAACTTCAAAGAATGCCGAACATTTTGACCCGGTAAGTTTGCGTCCGGAAATGAAAGAGTATACCGTATTTGTGGATGGAATTTCTAAATCATTAGCAGCAACGGGGGTTAGAGTAGGATGGAGCATGGGCCCAAAATTTATTATTGATAAAATGAGGGCTATACTTACCCACGTTGGCGCATGGGCGCCAAAGCCAGAACAGTTAGCTACAGCCCGATTTCTTTCTGACCTAAAACAGTATGATGAGTTTTTAAGTGTACAAAAAGAAAAAATTAATGCCCGCTTAATTGGATTTTACAATGGATTTCAGCAATTAAAAAAAGAGGGTTTTTCAGTTGATGCCATTGCGCCACAAGCCGCTATTTATTTAACGGTTCGGTTTTCATTGAAAGGAAAAACAACAGCCGATGGTAAAAGTATTGCTAGCACTAAGGATATTACGAAATACTTGCTGAATGAGGCTAAAATAGCTATTGTTCCTTTTTATGCCTTTGGTGCAGATGAAAATTCGGAATGGTATCGCCTTTCCATCGGAACCTGTAATTTAAAGGATGTGGATGATGCTATAGAATCTTTACGGAATGCTTTGAAAAAATTAAAGTAA
- a CDS encoding HU family DNA-binding protein, whose product MNKAELIDAISAGAKLTKADAGRALDATIESINKALKKGERIGLVGFGSFTVAKRAARTGRNPQTGKEIKIAAKKVVKFKAGTDLADSVNKK is encoded by the coding sequence ATGAACAAAGCAGAATTAATTGATGCTATTTCAGCAGGAGCAAAGTTAACCAAGGCAGACGCCGGTCGTGCATTAGATGCTACGATTGAATCGATCAACAAAGCACTAAAAAAAGGAGAACGAATCGGATTAGTTGGGTTTGGTTCTTTTACAGTTGCAAAAAGAGCAGCCAGAACGGGAAGAAATCCGCAAACCGGTAAAGAAATTAAAATTGCCGCAAAAAAAGTGGTGAAGTTTAAAGCCGGAACCGATTTAGCAGACTCGGTAAATAAAAAATAG
- a CDS encoding T9SS type A sorting domain-containing protein, whose product MKKNLLPLLGVFAIAQMYAQSSHSKLKPSGFINGNESRAMHITDDPIHQPQLKTPLLKNEMDENANKSNQPPSSIVWSRLCGSMNVYGQLVSNSKPLQYNPALNAVSYVHRKSNFYTATPAVPAGSESGVIVAEVSLNWGNTWDSTCIWAGSTHAGRYPQGGIYNPVGNSNIDNAYIVGMGPTVSNSTFTGNFYASKKLAVAGSTLYNTTADPNTNAQQFLSFSLPSYSNTQTRHGWSRYGFSSTNDGAVRSLALIQNDQTTLGNAANMRGVAVVKGTFAAGTFNWTTDTMIPATILTTQGVKVISSDVQMAWNQDGTIGYVVMLGAKNTATLSNRGYQPIIFKTVNSGASWAEVNGINFNSPTMNDVTSHLAGVVSGTDTIALPYFNNFDLAVDSAGFLHIGATVCSGAIAHNDSLNYIAQYTMSINPGARYLWGHRAGLRPYLYDFIGDGTGNWKAVTLDSLTTEDPGAASTSSGYLENPWDPTGTNNAKVNMDPRIQLGRTPEGNYITFSWSETDTNFTNGSHKWNTLPNIKSRCLSARGAVNAYKLSATEINVSKPAPGTGTINPNINSRSTLHYMSPITGSAAVISTPISSTVDIKTPFTVTNSNPYGQLTNNQTWYTGALLSYVFSNQTIGVKEMSKTESVFLLYPNPATNHITLKVSLDKESNTSVFIINCLGQVIVEQKTQFHTGENEFTMPVQNYTPGIYFLKFKNGNTEQVRKFIVE is encoded by the coding sequence ATGAAAAAAAATTTACTCCCATTACTGGGTGTATTTGCCATTGCGCAAATGTATGCCCAATCTTCTCATTCTAAATTGAAACCAAGCGGATTTATAAATGGAAATGAATCCAGAGCAATGCATATTACGGATGACCCCATTCATCAACCACAACTAAAAACACCTCTACTTAAAAATGAAATGGATGAAAATGCGAATAAAAGCAATCAGCCGCCTAGTTCTATTGTTTGGAGTCGTTTATGTGGTTCGATGAATGTTTATGGTCAATTGGTAAGTAATTCCAAGCCGCTGCAATACAACCCGGCACTTAATGCCGTAAGTTACGTTCACAGGAAAAGTAATTTTTACACTGCCACGCCGGCTGTACCTGCTGGCAGTGAAAGCGGAGTAATTGTTGCTGAAGTAAGTTTAAATTGGGGAAATACCTGGGATAGCACTTGCATTTGGGCAGGAAGTACACATGCAGGCCGTTATCCACAAGGTGGAATATATAATCCGGTTGGAAATTCAAATATTGATAACGCTTATATAGTTGGCATGGGACCAACGGTTTCGAATAGTACATTTACCGGAAATTTTTACGCCAGTAAAAAACTGGCGGTAGCCGGATCCACTTTGTATAATACCACAGCAGATCCCAATACCAATGCACAACAATTTCTTTCCTTTTCACTTCCCAGTTATTCTAATACGCAAACCCGACATGGTTGGTCAAGATATGGATTCAGTTCCACCAATGATGGGGCTGTTCGTTCTTTAGCTTTAATACAAAATGATCAAACCACCTTGGGCAATGCGGCCAACATGCGAGGAGTTGCTGTAGTAAAAGGAACTTTTGCTGCCGGTACTTTCAATTGGACTACCGATACTATGATTCCCGCAACTATTCTTACCACACAAGGCGTTAAAGTAATTTCCTCCGATGTACAAATGGCCTGGAACCAAGATGGAACGATTGGTTATGTAGTTATGCTTGGTGCTAAAAACACGGCAACCTTATCTAACAGAGGATATCAACCCATAATATTTAAAACAGTAAATAGCGGTGCAAGTTGGGCTGAAGTAAATGGTATAAATTTCAATTCCCCAACTATGAATGACGTTACAAGTCATTTAGCCGGTGTAGTATCAGGTACAGATACTATCGCATTACCTTATTTTAATAATTTTGATTTAGCGGTTGATTCCGCCGGATTTTTACACATTGGCGCAACGGTTTGCAGCGGGGCAATTGCTCATAATGATTCACTGAATTATATTGCACAATACACCATGTCTATTAATCCGGGTGCTCGATACTTGTGGGGACACCGAGCCGGACTTAGACCTTACCTCTATGATTTTATTGGTGATGGAACAGGAAACTGGAAAGCTGTTACATTAGATTCATTAACCACTGAAGATCCGGGTGCAGCTTCAACAAGCTCGGGTTATTTAGAAAACCCATGGGATCCAACAGGAACAAATAACGCTAAAGTGAATATGGATCCTAGAATTCAACTGGGCAGAACGCCCGAAGGAAATTACATTACGTTTTCATGGAGTGAAACAGATACTAACTTCACTAACGGTTCGCACAAATGGAATACTTTACCAAACATTAAATCAAGATGTTTGAGTGCCAGAGGTGCGGTTAATGCTTATAAATTATCGGCAACAGAAATAAATGTAAGTAAACCTGCTCCCGGAACCGGAACTATAAATCCGAATATCAATTCCCGCTCAACTTTACATTACATGTCGCCGATAACAGGAAGCGCTGCGGTTATATCAACTCCTATTTCCAGTACGGTAGATATTAAAACACCCTTTACAGTAACTAACAGCAATCCATATGGCCAGTTAACCAATAATCAAACCTGGTACACCGGTGCTCTTTTATCTTATGTTTTCTCTAATCAAACTATTGGGGTGAAAGAAATGAGTAAAACGGAAAGTGTATTTTTACTATATCCAAATCCGGCTACTAATCACATTACACTTAAAGTTAGTTTAGATAAAGAATCGAATACTTCAGTGTTTATTATTAATTGCTTAGGTCAAGTAATTGTAGAACAAAAGACGCAATTTCATACAGGAGAAAATGAATTCACTATGCCAGTTCAAAATTATACACCCGGAATTTATTTTTTAAAATTTAAAAATGGGAATACAGAGCAGGTGAGAAAATTTATTGTAGAATAA
- a CDS encoding T9SS type A sorting domain-containing protein has protein sequence MKNKISFLLVGLLSLQLNAQQAKFKSITGYTNMAEKLASKYDKYNSPHESNSVVKTNTKSNNIIDQSQAKPGALPSATWTAIGGSENIYGVLSSQNRPLNYNEKLNAISFIHRKGSTYTALPVSNTGAMIARISTSWGQSWDSTCFWSNGSNLARYPQGGIYNPPGNLQMSNAYIVGMGPITDGTAWTGNWYASKQLGMGNYDNTASAAPGAQQFIANTPPFAPGLAKHDFPRPSFSATDDGIVRTIANRYYGYDGGAGAPTDFRGAAIVKGTFNAGTFVWTSDTIIPDFVTRTNQTKQAWDQPVMAWNQSGTHGYVVFLGAAATATGSNKGWQPIIYKTTNSGASWALIPGIDFNAPAFAPVKQSIAAVNVNPTLEVPFFKVDEGYDVSVDVNNKLHIFSTLVGTASQHNDSLEYTYNFGADGYNWPHTPGARPYLYDFIGDGTSTWTFTLVDSMATEVPGSVPAAGGYTDNPWDIDQNSKVSSDARLQLSRTSDGNYIVYSWAESDTNFTNGQKKYNTQPNIKARAMVTGTINSLSPTEVNVTKPTPPGPGFSANPNVANRAMFHFQSPTCLYVNCLGSNTVQLRVPYTVSNSNPYSQLTENRHWFSAVTMEFAGLTICTGFQHNLSHEVSNMDLYPNPSNGNTLLTLDLPKDEKIQIEVLNIIGQIMYSKEILAHSGANTYELQLSDLKSGLYLVQVNTGKSVSTKKLIIQ, from the coding sequence ATGAAAAATAAAATTTCGTTTTTACTTGTTGGTTTATTATCACTACAGTTAAATGCCCAACAGGCTAAATTTAAATCCATAACCGGATACACCAATATGGCCGAAAAGTTGGCTTCTAAATATGATAAGTATAATAGTCCACACGAAAGTAATTCAGTGGTTAAAACAAATACTAAATCAAATAACATTATTGATCAAAGCCAGGCCAAACCCGGAGCCTTACCTTCCGCAACATGGACAGCAATTGGAGGTTCAGAAAACATTTATGGCGTATTATCTTCTCAGAATCGACCACTGAATTATAATGAAAAATTAAATGCCATCTCATTTATTCATAGAAAGGGGAGTACTTATACTGCATTGCCGGTATCAAATACCGGTGCAATGATTGCAAGAATTAGCACGAGTTGGGGACAAAGTTGGGACAGTACTTGCTTTTGGAGTAATGGAAGTAATTTAGCCCGCTATCCGCAAGGTGGAATTTATAATCCACCGGGTAATTTACAAATGAGTAACGCTTATATAGTAGGGATGGGTCCGATAACTGACGGAACTGCTTGGACAGGAAATTGGTACGCCAGTAAACAATTAGGCATGGGAAATTATGATAATACAGCTAGTGCTGCACCGGGAGCACAACAATTTATTGCTAATACACCGCCCTTTGCGCCTGGTTTAGCCAAACATGATTTTCCAAGACCTTCTTTCAGTGCAACTGATGACGGAATTGTTCGCACCATTGCAAACCGTTATTACGGTTATGATGGTGGTGCCGGAGCACCAACAGATTTTAGAGGTGCCGCCATAGTAAAGGGAACTTTTAATGCCGGAACATTTGTTTGGACCAGCGATACAATTATACCAGATTTTGTAACACGTACAAATCAAACTAAACAAGCCTGGGATCAACCGGTAATGGCCTGGAACCAAAGTGGAACACATGGCTACGTAGTTTTTTTAGGTGCTGCCGCAACGGCAACCGGTTCTAATAAAGGATGGCAACCCATAATTTATAAAACAACTAATTCCGGAGCTTCTTGGGCCTTAATTCCGGGGATAGACTTTAATGCTCCTGCATTTGCTCCGGTTAAACAATCCATTGCCGCTGTTAATGTAAATCCAACTTTAGAAGTTCCATTTTTTAAAGTAGACGAAGGTTATGATGTTAGTGTAGATGTAAATAATAAATTGCATATTTTTTCTACTTTAGTTGGAACGGCTTCACAACACAATGATTCTTTAGAATATACTTATAATTTTGGTGCGGATGGATATAACTGGCCGCACACTCCCGGGGCCCGCCCTTATTTATACGATTTTATTGGAGATGGAACAAGTACATGGACATTTACTCTGGTTGACTCTATGGCAACCGAGGTTCCTGGCTCTGTGCCTGCAGCCGGCGGTTATACCGATAACCCATGGGATATAGATCAAAATTCAAAAGTATCATCCGACGCACGTTTACAATTAAGCAGAACAAGCGATGGAAATTATATCGTTTACTCTTGGGCCGAATCAGACACGAATTTTACCAACGGACAAAAAAAATACAATACTCAACCCAATATTAAAGCCAGAGCTATGGTAACAGGAACTATTAATTCACTTTCGCCAACTGAAGTGAACGTAACCAAACCAACACCTCCCGGACCCGGCTTTAGCGCTAATCCTAATGTAGCAAACAGAGCCATGTTTCATTTTCAATCACCAACATGTTTGTACGTGAATTGTTTAGGTTCGAATACCGTGCAACTAAGAGTTCCATACACGGTTTCAAACAGTAACCCATATTCTCAATTAACTGAAAACAGACATTGGTTCTCCGCTGTTACCATGGAATTTGCAGGGCTCACTATTTGTACTGGATTTCAACATAATTTAAGTCACGAAGTAAGTAACATGGATTTATATCCAAACCCAAGTAATGGTAATACTTTACTCACCTTAGACTTACCTAAGGATGAAAAAATACAAATTGAAGTATTAAATATCATTGGGCAGATTATGTATTCCAAAGAGATTTTAGCTCATTCAGGCGCAAATACATATGAACTCCAATTATCCGATTTAAAATCCGGTTTGTATTTAGTTCAAGTAAATACAGGCAAGTCTGTAAGCACTAAAAAACTGATAATACAATAA
- a CDS encoding LacI family DNA-binding transcriptional regulator, whose product MKRLQLEDLSKQLGYSKTLISMVLNGKGNQYGISKKTQAAVLDAVALLDYTPNKFAKALRTGKSFFVGLIVADISNPFYSTIAKNIEHVLFDRGYNLMVCSTEENEEKEKRLVEMMINQQGVDGVIIATTFKDSSFYDKPRFNNTPIVFIDRLIPLFQANYVIIDNHGGSLEVVSKLISNNCKNIACFAITPTFLSTIEDRINGYKDALSKHHLPINENLIKPIHFENIQKDVYNALVELKNQKDVDAIFALNNNIATAILTELKKKEFAELSDRIKIACFDDIDLFNIIDRPVISVSQPIEEIGKNASTLLLDIIDGKHTEKSNVILTTTLINR is encoded by the coding sequence ATGAAACGATTACAATTAGAAGATTTATCCAAGCAACTGGGATATTCCAAAACGCTTATATCAATGGTTTTAAATGGAAAAGGTAATCAATATGGAATAAGCAAAAAAACACAAGCCGCTGTACTTGACGCGGTGGCTCTTTTGGATTATACACCCAATAAATTTGCGAAGGCTTTACGTACCGGCAAAAGTTTTTTTGTGGGTTTAATTGTTGCTGATATTTCTAATCCGTTTTATTCTACCATAGCCAAAAATATTGAACATGTTTTGTTTGACCGAGGGTATAATTTAATGGTTTGTAGTACCGAAGAAAACGAAGAAAAAGAAAAAAGATTAGTGGAAATGATGATCAATCAACAAGGAGTTGACGGAGTTATAATTGCCACAACTTTTAAAGATTCATCCTTTTACGACAAGCCAAGATTTAATAATACCCCTATTGTTTTTATTGATCGTTTAATCCCACTTTTTCAAGCGAACTATGTGATTATTGATAATCATGGTGGTTCACTGGAAGTAGTTAGTAAATTAATAAGTAATAATTGCAAAAACATTGCCTGCTTTGCTATAACACCCACTTTTTTAAGTACAATAGAAGATCGTATAAACGGTTATAAGGATGCATTAAGCAAACACCATTTACCTATAAATGAAAATTTAATTAAACCGATTCACTTTGAAAATATTCAAAAAGATGTTTATAATGCATTGGTGGAATTAAAAAATCAAAAAGATGTAGACGCCATTTTTGCCTTGAATAATAATATCGCAACGGCAATTTTAACCGAGTTAAAAAAGAAGGAATTTGCAGAATTATCTGACCGTATCAAAATTGCTTGTTTTGATGACATTGATTTATTTAATATTATAGACCGGCCGGTAATTTCGGTATCGCAACCAATTGAGGAAATAGGTAAAAATGCGTCTACTTTATTGCTGGATATTATCGATGGGAAACATACTGAAAAATCAAATGTAATATTAACTACAACTTTGATAAATCGTTAG
- a CDS encoding T9SS type A sorting domain-containing protein: MKKQLLLGTALLAAVTSYSQNSRAKAIITGEVNMSEKLASKYATVNNPHEPAAAHTAKQAPSQNGSNIEVTSAGDENMSAVAAPTVQWKAIAGSMNIYGVLVSNSKPLQYNDQLNAVSFVHRKGGTYTTLPFSTSGSIVMHLSQNWGSTWDSTCIWASDDGVMRARYPQGGIYNPAGNTNISNAYGVGMGPLTNGSGWIGNFYASKQLGSANYNATAVTGNGMQFAPNTPPYLPGLQKHDFSRYSFASTDDGLVRSIGGRYDATDGNGQPIGFRGAAVVKGTFVGGNVTWTSDTIIPATIQSSVSGNNLWGQPIMAWNEAGTIGYVVFIGSDATYSAQPNSPNRGWQPIVYKTTNSGGSWAKISGIDFTAPSMSVVTDYIASVNTNTALGIPFFNIGESYDAVVDANGKLHIASTIVGTARAHDDSLNYTFQFTPNGYGWGHTPGFRPYLYDFVGDGSAPWEVIVVDSLSSEGPGATSTSNGYTANPWDPDPANSNQKVSSDSRIQLSRDVSGQYIIYSWAESDTNFTNAQEKWNSLPNIKARCLLVSAGSMTMSPTEINVTKPTPAVPGTFSVNANVSNRAMFHYMSTTALFANCVGSNTVQIKVPFSVTNSNPYSQLTENRHWVSAGTLEFGGLTTCTGIQQNLAYNVKNIEIFPNPAHSKATIAVDLEQSGNVNVSIFNTVGQLVQSSSFEGQFGVNKTDVSLENLSAGMYIVNVKVGNATSTKKLIIE; this comes from the coding sequence ATGAAAAAACAACTACTACTTGGGACAGCTTTACTTGCAGCAGTAACGTCTTATTCCCAAAACAGTCGTGCAAAAGCTATTATCACAGGCGAAGTAAATATGTCTGAGAAATTAGCTTCTAAATATGCAACTGTAAACAATCCTCATGAGCCGGCAGCTGCTCATACTGCAAAACAAGCTCCAAGTCAAAACGGCAGTAACATTGAAGTTACATCTGCCGGAGACGAAAACATGAGCGCTGTTGCGGCTCCTACTGTTCAATGGAAAGCCATTGCAGGATCAATGAATATTTACGGAGTATTGGTTTCTAATAGCAAACCTTTACAATATAATGACCAATTGAATGCGGTTTCATTTGTACACAGAAAAGGTGGTACTTATACTACATTACCTTTTAGTACTTCCGGTTCAATTGTAATGCATTTATCGCAAAACTGGGGTTCAACTTGGGACAGTACTTGTATTTGGGCATCTGATGACGGAGTAATGCGTGCACGTTACCCTCAAGGTGGTATATACAACCCTGCTGGTAATACTAACATTAGTAATGCATATGGTGTTGGTATGGGTCCTTTAACGAATGGTTCGGGATGGATTGGAAACTTCTATGCTTCAAAGCAATTAGGTTCAGCTAACTATAACGCTACAGCAGTTACCGGTAACGGTATGCAGTTTGCTCCTAACACTCCTCCTTACCTTCCTGGATTACAAAAACATGATTTCTCTCGTTACTCATTCGCTTCAACCGATGATGGATTAGTAAGATCAATTGGTGGTCGTTATGACGCCACCGATGGTAACGGTCAACCGATCGGGTTTAGAGGTGCAGCTGTTGTAAAAGGAACATTTGTTGGTGGTAATGTTACTTGGACCAGCGACACTATTATTCCTGCGACTATTCAAAGTAGTGTATCAGGAAATAACCTATGGGGTCAACCTATCATGGCTTGGAACGAAGCCGGAACAATTGGATATGTTGTATTTATTGGTTCTGATGCAACCTATTCTGCACAACCAAACTCTCCAAACAGAGGATGGCAACCAATCGTTTACAAAACAACTAACAGTGGCGGTTCTTGGGCTAAAATTTCAGGAATTGACTTTACTGCTCCTAGTATGTCTGTAGTAACTGACTACATTGCATCTGTAAATACTAATACCGCTTTAGGAATTCCTTTCTTTAACATCGGCGAAAGTTATGACGCTGTAGTTGATGCAAATGGTAAATTACACATTGCCTCTACCATTGTAGGAACTGCAAGAGCACACGATGATTCATTAAATTATACTTTCCAATTTACACCAAATGGCTATGGCTGGGGTCACACGCCTGGTTTCAGACCATATTTATATGATTTCGTAGGTGATGGTTCAGCACCTTGGGAAGTGATTGTTGTTGACTCACTTTCATCTGAAGGTCCGGGTGCAACAAGTACATCAAACGGTTATACCGCTAATCCATGGGATCCAGATCCAGCTAACAGTAACCAAAAAGTTTCTTCTGACTCTCGTATACAATTAAGTAGAGATGTAAGCGGACAATATATTATTTATTCATGGGCGGAGTCTGATACTAACTTTACCAATGCTCAGGAAAAATGGAATTCCCTTCCAAACATCAAAGCACGTTGTCTTTTAGTTTCAGCTGGTTCAATGACTATGTCTCCAACAGAGATTAACGTTACAAAGCCAACTCCTGCAGTACCGGGTACTTTCTCAGTTAATGCGAACGTATCTAACCGTGCTATGTTCCATTACATGTCAACCACAGCTTTGTTTGCGAATTGCGTTGGATCTAACACAGTTCAAATTAAAGTTCCTTTCTCTGTTACAAACAGTAATCCGTATTCACAGTTAACTGAAAACAGACATTGGGTGAGTGCAGGAACATTAGAGTTTGGCGGATTGACAACATGTACCGGAATTCAACAAAATTTAGCTTACAATGTTAAGAACATAGAAATTTTCCCTAACCCTGCTCACTCAAAAGCTACCATTGCAGTTGACTTAGAGCAAAGCGGAAATGTAAATGTTTCTATATTCAACACAGTTGGACAATTAGTTCAAAGTTCTTCATTTGAAGGTCAGTTTGGTGTAAACAAAACTGATGTTTCATTAGAAAACTTAAGTGCAGGTATGTACATTGTTAATGTAAAAGTTGGTAATGCAACAAGCACTAAAAAATTAATTATTGAATAA
- the nadE gene encoding NAD(+) synthase, translating into MKYSEVSKYIVNWLKDYAQNSKTNGFVIGISGGIDSALTSTLCALTGEKTTVLNLPIRQNQSEFDRGNEHIAWLMKNFKNVNTETVELTSVLEAYEKSLPNSIQDFLTMANTRARVRMTTLYAFASHHKLLVAGTGNKVEDFGIGFFTKYGDGGVDISPIADLYKTQVYAMAKELGIVNSILVAPPTDGLFADGRSDEDQIGATYAELEWAMEYIEKKMNYPLNDKQNKIMEIYLNRNRTNLHKMNPIPVCLIPEHLK; encoded by the coding sequence ATGAAGTATTCCGAAGTTTCAAAATACATTGTTAATTGGTTGAAGGATTATGCTCAAAATTCAAAAACAAATGGGTTTGTAATTGGAATTTCGGGAGGAATAGATAGCGCCCTTACTTCTACTTTATGTGCATTAACAGGGGAAAAAACCACCGTATTGAATTTACCTATCCGGCAAAACCAAAGTGAATTTGACCGCGGAAACGAACACATTGCTTGGTTAATGAAAAACTTTAAAAATGTAAATACCGAAACCGTTGAACTTACATCCGTTTTAGAAGCTTACGAAAAAAGTTTGCCCAATTCCATTCAGGATTTTTTAACTATGGCAAATACTCGGGCTCGAGTAAGAATGACAACCTTGTATGCTTTTGCTTCACATCATAAATTATTGGTTGCCGGTACCGGAAATAAAGTGGAAGATTTTGGAATAGGTTTTTTCACTAAGTATGGTGATGGTGGAGTTGATATTTCACCCATTGCTGATTTATATAAAACGCAAGTTTACGCTATGGCCAAAGAATTAGGAATAGTCAACAGCATTCTAGTTGCACCGCCAACTGATGGTTTATTTGCGGATGGTAGAAGCGACGAAGATCAGATTGGAGCTACCTATGCGGAATTGGAATGGGCCATGGAATACATTGAAAAAAAGATGAACTATCCCCTCAATGATAAACAAAATAAAATAATGGAAATTTACTTAAACAGAAATAGGACCAATTTGCATAAAATGAATCCAATTCCTGTTTGCTTGATTCCTGAACATTTAAAATAA